GTGAATATGTTTCGCCTTTCCGTCCTCACCCACCTGAACTTCGACAACCACTTCTCCCTCCATGCCGTAGAGACGGGCAAAGTCGGGGTAGACGGGCTTGTCGATGCGGACGATCTCCGCCGGCTTCATTGCCGGTGTTGCGTTGGCAACCACCGATTCGTTTCCGTTCACAGACGAAAGCGAAACGATGGACGATGCGAGTGTTGCGAGAAGGTAGTTCATGCGTGTTGCTCCTTTATGATGATTGTTGTTTGTGATGATTATGTGATTGTGTTGTGTTGATTGTGTGTTTAGAATATTCCCCGTGCAAGACAATAAGGGATGATGATATACACGATCGTATCCCTCACGAGATAGTACCCGCCAACGATCCA
The Bacteroidota bacterium genome window above contains:
- a CDS encoding TonB family protein, which gives rise to MNYLLATLASSIVSLSSVNGNESVVANATPAMKPAEIVRIDKPVYPDFARLYGMEGEVVVEVQVGEDGKAKHIHLVKGDHPVFNNAVITAVTNAEYAPAKMQDNAVKSWVKIPFAFKSRK